A genomic window from Glycine max cultivar Williams 82 chromosome 17, Glycine_max_v4.0, whole genome shotgun sequence includes:
- the LOC100804293 gene encoding uncharacterized protein isoform X3, with protein MDRQWRPAPPPNVCPSCFHPHFPFCPPPPPYYHPHPPFPYANFKRPRIDDNPINFSDDERRLKLIRDHGFHTYAPHPNHKDFPPHNAQFRSSPHPFHAYPDPSQHRVPDAYHHAHAPHVAMHEGNHQHNFNGRVVHYPYPYPAAGNNSNDNNNNNNMEPSRFFRGQPQPPLPSSPPPPLPMEPSMNQLKPPSLFPVAESQPMSQPYYHPSAFPSEQEASKQQYLGDSQSFSLNQLAAERPKVIDASHLFRHPHRASRPDHFVIIFRGLPGSGKSYLAKMLRDLEVENGGDAPRIHSMDDYFMTEVEDGEASKSSSSGRNKKPVTKKVMEYCYEPEMEEAYRSSMLKAFKKNVEEGVFTFIIVDDRNLRVADFAQFWATAKRSGYEVYILEATYKDPVGCAARNVHGFTQEDIEKMSKQWEEASSLYLQLDVKSLFHGDDLKESRIQEVDMDMEDDLGDALPPFQGKEDEKVVDPPVGEDASFLKAGKNWHAEEEHPTEVRELGKSKWSEDFGEDDIDQTEGMKGNINALSGLIHQYGKERKSVHWGDKGGKTGFSIGAARKVNALSLVIGPGAGYNLKSNPLPEEDSPTRNSVESKKHSIFQEQIRAERESFKAVFDRRRHRIGGLDVEED; from the exons ATGGATCGTCAATGGCGTCCTGCTCCTCCACCCAATGTCTGCCCCTCTTGCTTCCACCCCCACTTCCCCTTTTGCCCTCCTCCACCCCCCTATTATCACCCTCACCCCCCCTTCCCTTACGCCAACTTCAAGAGACCCCGAATCGACGACAACCCTATCAATTTCTCCGACGACGAACGCAGATTAAAGCTCATTCGCGATCACGGATTCCACACTTACGCGCCACACCCTAATCACAAGGACTTCCCTCCCCACAATGCTCAATTCAGATCTTCCCCTCACCCCTTCCATGCTTACCCGGACCCCTCGCAGCACCGCGTTCCCGACGCTTACCATCACGCTCACGCTCCTCATGTTGCCATGCACGAAGGGAACCACCAGCACAATTTCAATGGAAGAGTAGTTCACTATCCTTATCCCTACCCTGCTGCGGGTAACAATAGCaacgataataataataataataatatggagCCTTCGAGATTCTTCAGGGGACAGCCTCAGCCTCCGCTTCCTTCTTCGCCGCCGCCACCTCTTCCCATGGAACCGTCCATGAATCAATTGAAACCGCCTTCTCTTTTTCCCGTTGCCGAATCTCAACCCATGTCTCAGCCCTATTATCACCCCTCTGCTTTTCCTTCCGAG cagGAAGCATCGAAGCAGCAGTACTTGGGAGATTCCCAATCTTTTTCGTTAAACCAATTGGCTGCAGAGAGACCTAAAGTGATCGATGCGTCGCACTTATTTCGCCATCCTCATCGAGCTTCGCGGCCTGAtcattttgtcatcatctttcgAGGCCTCCCAG GTAGTGGTAAGAGTTACCTAGCAAAGATGTTGCGTGATCTTGAGGTTGAAAATGGTGGTGATGCTCCTCGAATTCATTCCATGGATGATTATTTTATGACTGAG GTTGAGGATGGCGAGGCATCAAAATCTTCAAGTTCAGGCAGAAACAAGAAGCCTGTGACAAAGAAGGTCATGGAGTATTGTTATGAACCTGAAATGGAGGAG GCTTATCGGTCAAGCATGTTGAAAGCTTTCAAGAAAAATGTTGAGGAAGGAGTTTTCACCTTTATTATTG TGGATGACCGCAATCTGCGGGTAGCTGATTTTGCTCAATTTTGGGCAACTGCAAAG AGATCGGGGTATGAAGTTTACATTTTAGAAGCTACATACAAGGATCCGGTG GGTTGTGCTGCAAGGAATGTCCATGGATTTACACAGGAAGACATAGAAAAGATGTCTAAGCAATGGGAAGAAGCTTCATCCTTGTATCTGCAGCTTGATGTGAAG TCATTATTTCATGGAGATGATCTAAAGGAAAGCAGAATACAGGAG GTTGACATGGATATGGAAGATGATCTAGGTGATGCATTACCTCCATTTCAAGGAAAAGAAGATGAGAAAGTTGTTGACCCTCCTGTTGGGGAAGATGCAA GTTTCCTAAAGGCTGGGAAGAATTGGCATGCTGAAGAGGAACATCCAACAGAAGTCAGGGAATTGGGTAAAAGCAAATGGTCAGAAGATTTTGGTGAAGATGACATTGATCAAACTGAAGGTATGAAGGGCAATATTAATGCTCTGTCTGGGTTAATTCATCAATATGGCAAGGAACGAAAATCTGTACATTGGGGTGATAAg GGTGGCAAAACAGGGTTTTCAATAGGGGCTGCAAGGAAGGTAAATGCTTTGTCGTTAGTGATCGGACCTGGTGCTGGATATAACCTG AAATCTAATCCATTACCTGAAGAGGATAGTCCAACCCGTAATAGTGTGGAGTCAAAGAAGCATAGCATATTTCAAGAACAAATCCGGGCTGAACGAGAATCTTTCAAAGCTGTTTTTGATAGGAGACGGCACAGGATTGGTGGGCTTGATGTGGAGGAGGACTGA
- the LOC100804293 gene encoding uncharacterized protein isoform X1 — MDRQWRPAPPPNVCPSCFHPHFPFCPPPPPYYHPHPPFPYANFKRPRIDDNPINFSDDERRLKLIRDHGFHTYAPHPNHKDFPPHNAQFRSSPHPFHAYPDPSQHRVPDAYHHAHAPHVAMHEGNHQHNFNGRVVHYPYPYPAAGNNSNDNNNNNNMEPSRFFRGQPQPPLPSSPPPPLPMEPSMNQLKPPSLFPVAESQPMSQPYYHPSAFPSEQEASKQQYLGDSQSFSLNQLAAERPKVIDASHLFRHPHRASRPDHFVIIFRGLPGSGKSYLAKMLRDLEVENGGDAPRIHSMDDYFMTEVGKVEDGEASKSSSSGRNKKPVTKKVMEYCYEPEMEEAYRSSMLKAFKKNVEEGVFTFIIVDDRNLRVADFAQFWATAKRSGYEVYILEATYKDPVGCAARNVHGFTQEDIEKMSKQWEEASSLYLQLDVKSLFHGDDLKESRIQEVDMDMEDDLGDALPPFQGKEDEKVVDPPVGEDASFLKAGKNWHAEEEHPTEVRELGKSKWSEDFGEDDIDQTEGMKGNINALSGLIHQYGKERKSVHWGDKGGKTGFSIGAARKVNALSLVIGPGAGYNLKSNPLPEEDSPTRNSVESKKHSIFQEQIRAERESFKAVFDRRRHRIGGLDVEED, encoded by the exons ATGGATCGTCAATGGCGTCCTGCTCCTCCACCCAATGTCTGCCCCTCTTGCTTCCACCCCCACTTCCCCTTTTGCCCTCCTCCACCCCCCTATTATCACCCTCACCCCCCCTTCCCTTACGCCAACTTCAAGAGACCCCGAATCGACGACAACCCTATCAATTTCTCCGACGACGAACGCAGATTAAAGCTCATTCGCGATCACGGATTCCACACTTACGCGCCACACCCTAATCACAAGGACTTCCCTCCCCACAATGCTCAATTCAGATCTTCCCCTCACCCCTTCCATGCTTACCCGGACCCCTCGCAGCACCGCGTTCCCGACGCTTACCATCACGCTCACGCTCCTCATGTTGCCATGCACGAAGGGAACCACCAGCACAATTTCAATGGAAGAGTAGTTCACTATCCTTATCCCTACCCTGCTGCGGGTAACAATAGCaacgataataataataataataatatggagCCTTCGAGATTCTTCAGGGGACAGCCTCAGCCTCCGCTTCCTTCTTCGCCGCCGCCACCTCTTCCCATGGAACCGTCCATGAATCAATTGAAACCGCCTTCTCTTTTTCCCGTTGCCGAATCTCAACCCATGTCTCAGCCCTATTATCACCCCTCTGCTTTTCCTTCCGAG cagGAAGCATCGAAGCAGCAGTACTTGGGAGATTCCCAATCTTTTTCGTTAAACCAATTGGCTGCAGAGAGACCTAAAGTGATCGATGCGTCGCACTTATTTCGCCATCCTCATCGAGCTTCGCGGCCTGAtcattttgtcatcatctttcgAGGCCTCCCAG GTAGTGGTAAGAGTTACCTAGCAAAGATGTTGCGTGATCTTGAGGTTGAAAATGGTGGTGATGCTCCTCGAATTCATTCCATGGATGATTATTTTATGACTGAGGTTGGAAAG GTTGAGGATGGCGAGGCATCAAAATCTTCAAGTTCAGGCAGAAACAAGAAGCCTGTGACAAAGAAGGTCATGGAGTATTGTTATGAACCTGAAATGGAGGAG GCTTATCGGTCAAGCATGTTGAAAGCTTTCAAGAAAAATGTTGAGGAAGGAGTTTTCACCTTTATTATTG TGGATGACCGCAATCTGCGGGTAGCTGATTTTGCTCAATTTTGGGCAACTGCAAAG AGATCGGGGTATGAAGTTTACATTTTAGAAGCTACATACAAGGATCCGGTG GGTTGTGCTGCAAGGAATGTCCATGGATTTACACAGGAAGACATAGAAAAGATGTCTAAGCAATGGGAAGAAGCTTCATCCTTGTATCTGCAGCTTGATGTGAAG TCATTATTTCATGGAGATGATCTAAAGGAAAGCAGAATACAGGAG GTTGACATGGATATGGAAGATGATCTAGGTGATGCATTACCTCCATTTCAAGGAAAAGAAGATGAGAAAGTTGTTGACCCTCCTGTTGGGGAAGATGCAA GTTTCCTAAAGGCTGGGAAGAATTGGCATGCTGAAGAGGAACATCCAACAGAAGTCAGGGAATTGGGTAAAAGCAAATGGTCAGAAGATTTTGGTGAAGATGACATTGATCAAACTGAAGGTATGAAGGGCAATATTAATGCTCTGTCTGGGTTAATTCATCAATATGGCAAGGAACGAAAATCTGTACATTGGGGTGATAAg GGTGGCAAAACAGGGTTTTCAATAGGGGCTGCAAGGAAGGTAAATGCTTTGTCGTTAGTGATCGGACCTGGTGCTGGATATAACCTG AAATCTAATCCATTACCTGAAGAGGATAGTCCAACCCGTAATAGTGTGGAGTCAAAGAAGCATAGCATATTTCAAGAACAAATCCGGGCTGAACGAGAATCTTTCAAAGCTGTTTTTGATAGGAGACGGCACAGGATTGGTGGGCTTGATGTGGAGGAGGACTGA
- the LOC100804293 gene encoding uncharacterized protein isoform X4, with protein sequence MDRQWRPAPPPNVCPSCFHPHFPFCPPPPPYYHPHPPFPYANFKRPRIDDNPINFSDDERRLKLIRDHGFHTYAPHPNHKDFPPHNAQFRSSPHPFHAYPDPSQHRVPDAYHHAHAPHVAMHEGNHQHNFNGRVVHYPYPYPAAGNNSNDNNNNNNMEPSRFFRGQPQPPLPSSPPPPLPMEPSMNQLKPPSLFPVAESQPMSQPYYHPSAFPSEEASKQQYLGDSQSFSLNQLAAERPKVIDASHLFRHPHRASRPDHFVIIFRGLPGSGKSYLAKMLRDLEVENGGDAPRIHSMDDYFMTEVEDGEASKSSSSGRNKKPVTKKVMEYCYEPEMEEAYRSSMLKAFKKNVEEGVFTFIIVDDRNLRVADFAQFWATAKRSGYEVYILEATYKDPVGCAARNVHGFTQEDIEKMSKQWEEASSLYLQLDVKSLFHGDDLKESRIQEVDMDMEDDLGDALPPFQGKEDEKVVDPPVGEDASFLKAGKNWHAEEEHPTEVRELGKSKWSEDFGEDDIDQTEGMKGNINALSGLIHQYGKERKSVHWGDKGGKTGFSIGAARKVNALSLVIGPGAGYNLKSNPLPEEDSPTRNSVESKKHSIFQEQIRAERESFKAVFDRRRHRIGGLDVEED encoded by the exons ATGGATCGTCAATGGCGTCCTGCTCCTCCACCCAATGTCTGCCCCTCTTGCTTCCACCCCCACTTCCCCTTTTGCCCTCCTCCACCCCCCTATTATCACCCTCACCCCCCCTTCCCTTACGCCAACTTCAAGAGACCCCGAATCGACGACAACCCTATCAATTTCTCCGACGACGAACGCAGATTAAAGCTCATTCGCGATCACGGATTCCACACTTACGCGCCACACCCTAATCACAAGGACTTCCCTCCCCACAATGCTCAATTCAGATCTTCCCCTCACCCCTTCCATGCTTACCCGGACCCCTCGCAGCACCGCGTTCCCGACGCTTACCATCACGCTCACGCTCCTCATGTTGCCATGCACGAAGGGAACCACCAGCACAATTTCAATGGAAGAGTAGTTCACTATCCTTATCCCTACCCTGCTGCGGGTAACAATAGCaacgataataataataataataatatggagCCTTCGAGATTCTTCAGGGGACAGCCTCAGCCTCCGCTTCCTTCTTCGCCGCCGCCACCTCTTCCCATGGAACCGTCCATGAATCAATTGAAACCGCCTTCTCTTTTTCCCGTTGCCGAATCTCAACCCATGTCTCAGCCCTATTATCACCCCTCTGCTTTTCCTTCCGAG GAAGCATCGAAGCAGCAGTACTTGGGAGATTCCCAATCTTTTTCGTTAAACCAATTGGCTGCAGAGAGACCTAAAGTGATCGATGCGTCGCACTTATTTCGCCATCCTCATCGAGCTTCGCGGCCTGAtcattttgtcatcatctttcgAGGCCTCCCAG GTAGTGGTAAGAGTTACCTAGCAAAGATGTTGCGTGATCTTGAGGTTGAAAATGGTGGTGATGCTCCTCGAATTCATTCCATGGATGATTATTTTATGACTGAG GTTGAGGATGGCGAGGCATCAAAATCTTCAAGTTCAGGCAGAAACAAGAAGCCTGTGACAAAGAAGGTCATGGAGTATTGTTATGAACCTGAAATGGAGGAG GCTTATCGGTCAAGCATGTTGAAAGCTTTCAAGAAAAATGTTGAGGAAGGAGTTTTCACCTTTATTATTG TGGATGACCGCAATCTGCGGGTAGCTGATTTTGCTCAATTTTGGGCAACTGCAAAG AGATCGGGGTATGAAGTTTACATTTTAGAAGCTACATACAAGGATCCGGTG GGTTGTGCTGCAAGGAATGTCCATGGATTTACACAGGAAGACATAGAAAAGATGTCTAAGCAATGGGAAGAAGCTTCATCCTTGTATCTGCAGCTTGATGTGAAG TCATTATTTCATGGAGATGATCTAAAGGAAAGCAGAATACAGGAG GTTGACATGGATATGGAAGATGATCTAGGTGATGCATTACCTCCATTTCAAGGAAAAGAAGATGAGAAAGTTGTTGACCCTCCTGTTGGGGAAGATGCAA GTTTCCTAAAGGCTGGGAAGAATTGGCATGCTGAAGAGGAACATCCAACAGAAGTCAGGGAATTGGGTAAAAGCAAATGGTCAGAAGATTTTGGTGAAGATGACATTGATCAAACTGAAGGTATGAAGGGCAATATTAATGCTCTGTCTGGGTTAATTCATCAATATGGCAAGGAACGAAAATCTGTACATTGGGGTGATAAg GGTGGCAAAACAGGGTTTTCAATAGGGGCTGCAAGGAAGGTAAATGCTTTGTCGTTAGTGATCGGACCTGGTGCTGGATATAACCTG AAATCTAATCCATTACCTGAAGAGGATAGTCCAACCCGTAATAGTGTGGAGTCAAAGAAGCATAGCATATTTCAAGAACAAATCCGGGCTGAACGAGAATCTTTCAAAGCTGTTTTTGATAGGAGACGGCACAGGATTGGTGGGCTTGATGTGGAGGAGGACTGA
- the LOC100806052 gene encoding uncharacterized protein: MTLLEVIKDASVNSKPLDSPIDYPIVLNPDGILPNLKPEVEDESSSSLIKPLIGWQLSQTDAEIIDISKKFFIQLKAKLKNNNDLNKGEFIGSLNSYLENIRDKLGVVIEFDPSCSGYNRALIDKLGVFMGKDVAGLVLDGSVSLEIWEVVKALIVNGITEHSCYSNLITKLVEKKRSDLLCLCITHGFDLGSSEILTILRYFLSPSKDAYNSMVTVKKDWECQVLLAIEKANDSNLKKYLLTAKEASILLMMAYDGFSASEICLHYLFASSNINDVVLSPSFSKLNGKELINLIRYLAKWLKKYERFPQAGPCPKASSVSEACEWVPKLEDVIKCLGLVLDEKFSSLVLHPQFHEELRSIEEVVSCLTDEAKFCHLMTDVVDKLKIEVKSEND, encoded by the coding sequence ATGACTTTACTAGAAGTAATTAAGGATGCTTCAGTCAATTCAAAACCACTTGATTCACCTATTGACTACCCAATTGTTCTGAACCCAGATGGTATCTTGCCTAATTTAAAGCCTGAAGTTGAAGATGAATCTTCCTCATCCCTCATAAAACCCCTTATTGGGTGGCAACTTTCACAAACTGATGCTGAGATTATTGACATTAGCAAAAAGTTCTTTATACAACTGAAGGCTAAGCTCAAGAACAATAATGACTTGAATAAGGGTGAGTTTATTGGTAGTTTGAATTCCTATCTAGAAAACATCAGGGACAAATTAGGGGTTGTAATTGAGTTTGATCCATCCTGTAGTGGTTATAACAGGGCTTTGATTGATAAGCTTGGAGTTTTCATGGGTAAAGATGTTGCTGGCCTGGTTTTGGATGGGAGTGTTTCTTTGGAGATTTGGGAAGTGGTCAAGGCTTTGATTGTTAATGGTATTACTGAGCATTCTTGTTATTCAAACCTGATTACAAAGTTAGTGGAAAAAAAGAGGTCTGATTTGCTCTGTTTATGCATTACGCATGGTTTCGATCTTGGTTCATCAGAAATACTTACCATTTTGAGGTACTTTCTTTCTCCGTCCAAAGATGCTTATAACAGTATGGTAACTGTGAAGAAGGATTGGGAGTGCCAAGTGCTGTTGGCCATTGAGAAAGCAAATGATAGCAATCTGAAGAAGTACTTGCTTACGGCGAAGGAGGCTTCTATTTTGCTTATGATGGCATATGATGGTTTCTCTGCGTCTGAGATTTGTTTGCATTATCTGTTTGCATCATCCAACATCAATGATGTGGTGTTATCCCCTTCATTCAGTAAGTTGAATGGCAAAGAGTTAATAAATTTGATTCGTTATTTAGCCAAGTGGTTGAAGAAATATGAGAGGTTTCCTCAAGCAGGACCGTGTCCAAAAGCCTCATCAGTTTCAGAGGCTTGTGAATGGGTTCCTAAACTCGAAGATGTTATAAAATGTCTTGGCTTAGTGCTTGATGAGAAATTTTCTTCATTGGTGTTACATCCACAGTTTCATGAGGAGCTGAGATCAATTGAAGAAGTGGTTAGTTGTTTAACCGATGAAGCCAAATTTTGCCACTTGATGACTGATGTAGTGGACAAACTAAAGATCGAAGTGAAAAGTGAAAATGATTAA
- the LOC100804293 gene encoding uncharacterized protein isoform X2 — translation MDRQWRPAPPPNVCPSCFHPHFPFCPPPPPYYHPHPPFPYANFKRPRIDDNPINFSDDERRLKLIRDHGFHTYAPHPNHKDFPPHNAQFRSSPHPFHAYPDPSQHRVPDAYHHAHAPHVAMHEGNHQHNFNGRVVHYPYPYPAAGNNSNDNNNNNNMEPSRFFRGQPQPPLPSSPPPPLPMEPSMNQLKPPSLFPVAESQPMSQPYYHPSAFPSEEASKQQYLGDSQSFSLNQLAAERPKVIDASHLFRHPHRASRPDHFVIIFRGLPGSGKSYLAKMLRDLEVENGGDAPRIHSMDDYFMTEVGKVEDGEASKSSSSGRNKKPVTKKVMEYCYEPEMEEAYRSSMLKAFKKNVEEGVFTFIIVDDRNLRVADFAQFWATAKRSGYEVYILEATYKDPVGCAARNVHGFTQEDIEKMSKQWEEASSLYLQLDVKSLFHGDDLKESRIQEVDMDMEDDLGDALPPFQGKEDEKVVDPPVGEDASFLKAGKNWHAEEEHPTEVRELGKSKWSEDFGEDDIDQTEGMKGNINALSGLIHQYGKERKSVHWGDKGGKTGFSIGAARKVNALSLVIGPGAGYNLKSNPLPEEDSPTRNSVESKKHSIFQEQIRAERESFKAVFDRRRHRIGGLDVEED, via the exons ATGGATCGTCAATGGCGTCCTGCTCCTCCACCCAATGTCTGCCCCTCTTGCTTCCACCCCCACTTCCCCTTTTGCCCTCCTCCACCCCCCTATTATCACCCTCACCCCCCCTTCCCTTACGCCAACTTCAAGAGACCCCGAATCGACGACAACCCTATCAATTTCTCCGACGACGAACGCAGATTAAAGCTCATTCGCGATCACGGATTCCACACTTACGCGCCACACCCTAATCACAAGGACTTCCCTCCCCACAATGCTCAATTCAGATCTTCCCCTCACCCCTTCCATGCTTACCCGGACCCCTCGCAGCACCGCGTTCCCGACGCTTACCATCACGCTCACGCTCCTCATGTTGCCATGCACGAAGGGAACCACCAGCACAATTTCAATGGAAGAGTAGTTCACTATCCTTATCCCTACCCTGCTGCGGGTAACAATAGCaacgataataataataataataatatggagCCTTCGAGATTCTTCAGGGGACAGCCTCAGCCTCCGCTTCCTTCTTCGCCGCCGCCACCTCTTCCCATGGAACCGTCCATGAATCAATTGAAACCGCCTTCTCTTTTTCCCGTTGCCGAATCTCAACCCATGTCTCAGCCCTATTATCACCCCTCTGCTTTTCCTTCCGAG GAAGCATCGAAGCAGCAGTACTTGGGAGATTCCCAATCTTTTTCGTTAAACCAATTGGCTGCAGAGAGACCTAAAGTGATCGATGCGTCGCACTTATTTCGCCATCCTCATCGAGCTTCGCGGCCTGAtcattttgtcatcatctttcgAGGCCTCCCAG GTAGTGGTAAGAGTTACCTAGCAAAGATGTTGCGTGATCTTGAGGTTGAAAATGGTGGTGATGCTCCTCGAATTCATTCCATGGATGATTATTTTATGACTGAGGTTGGAAAG GTTGAGGATGGCGAGGCATCAAAATCTTCAAGTTCAGGCAGAAACAAGAAGCCTGTGACAAAGAAGGTCATGGAGTATTGTTATGAACCTGAAATGGAGGAG GCTTATCGGTCAAGCATGTTGAAAGCTTTCAAGAAAAATGTTGAGGAAGGAGTTTTCACCTTTATTATTG TGGATGACCGCAATCTGCGGGTAGCTGATTTTGCTCAATTTTGGGCAACTGCAAAG AGATCGGGGTATGAAGTTTACATTTTAGAAGCTACATACAAGGATCCGGTG GGTTGTGCTGCAAGGAATGTCCATGGATTTACACAGGAAGACATAGAAAAGATGTCTAAGCAATGGGAAGAAGCTTCATCCTTGTATCTGCAGCTTGATGTGAAG TCATTATTTCATGGAGATGATCTAAAGGAAAGCAGAATACAGGAG GTTGACATGGATATGGAAGATGATCTAGGTGATGCATTACCTCCATTTCAAGGAAAAGAAGATGAGAAAGTTGTTGACCCTCCTGTTGGGGAAGATGCAA GTTTCCTAAAGGCTGGGAAGAATTGGCATGCTGAAGAGGAACATCCAACAGAAGTCAGGGAATTGGGTAAAAGCAAATGGTCAGAAGATTTTGGTGAAGATGACATTGATCAAACTGAAGGTATGAAGGGCAATATTAATGCTCTGTCTGGGTTAATTCATCAATATGGCAAGGAACGAAAATCTGTACATTGGGGTGATAAg GGTGGCAAAACAGGGTTTTCAATAGGGGCTGCAAGGAAGGTAAATGCTTTGTCGTTAGTGATCGGACCTGGTGCTGGATATAACCTG AAATCTAATCCATTACCTGAAGAGGATAGTCCAACCCGTAATAGTGTGGAGTCAAAGAAGCATAGCATATTTCAAGAACAAATCCGGGCTGAACGAGAATCTTTCAAAGCTGTTTTTGATAGGAGACGGCACAGGATTGGTGGGCTTGATGTGGAGGAGGACTGA